The Anabaena sp. WA102 genome contains a region encoding:
- the prmA gene encoding 50S ribosomal protein L11 methyltransferase yields MANTWWELNILSELDLEETIFWRLENFGCRGTAVEIKGNVSFVKAYLPTFKVQLLDLAALSLWLRQDALCVGLTAPVVHWGLIDEEDWSSSWKQHWQPEEIGDRFLINPAWLPLPESLDRLVIRLDPGVAFGTGNHATTQLCLESLEMRFSEIPQSFLDTEEPRKPLIIADIGCGSGILGVGAILLGAGKVYAVDNDPLAVKSTFSNRTLNEIRPDSLIPLEGSVDIVRKIIDQPVDGIVCNILADVIIELLPEMTAITKPSTWGIFSGILLEQSKSVADALEQNGWIVATLWKRKEWCCLNARRS; encoded by the coding sequence ATGGCAAATACCTGGTGGGAATTAAATATTTTATCTGAACTAGATTTAGAAGAAACTATATTTTGGCGGTTAGAAAACTTTGGCTGTCGTGGTACAGCAGTAGAAATTAAGGGCAATGTCTCTTTTGTTAAGGCTTATTTACCCACCTTTAAAGTACAACTGCTAGATTTGGCTGCTTTATCGCTATGGCTGCGTCAAGATGCCCTGTGTGTAGGACTCACCGCACCCGTGGTGCATTGGGGCTTAATTGACGAAGAAGACTGGTCTAGTAGCTGGAAACAACATTGGCAACCTGAAGAAATAGGCGATCGCTTTCTCATTAACCCTGCTTGGTTACCTCTACCTGAATCCCTAGACCGATTGGTAATTCGTCTTGATCCAGGCGTAGCCTTTGGTACAGGTAATCATGCCACCACTCAACTATGTTTAGAATCCCTAGAAATGCGCTTCAGTGAAATCCCCCAATCCTTCCTAGACACAGAAGAACCAAGAAAACCTTTAATTATCGCCGATATTGGTTGTGGTTCAGGTATTCTAGGCGTTGGGGCAATATTATTAGGTGCGGGTAAAGTCTATGCCGTTGATAACGATCCTTTAGCCGTAAAATCTACTTTTAGTAATCGCACTCTGAATGAGATTCGTCCAGATTCTTTAATCCCTCTTGAGGGTAGTGTAGACATAGTCCGAAAAATCATTGATCAACCTGTAGACGGGATTGTTTGCAATATTTTAGCAGATGTAATTATCGAATTACTCCCAGAAATGACCGCCATTACCAAACCTAGCACTTGGGGTATATTCAGTGGTATTTTACTAGAACAATCTAAATCCGTTGCTGATGCTTTAGAACAAAATGGTTGGATTGTAGCTACTCTCTGGAAAAGAAAAGAATGGTGTTGTTTAAATGCCCGTCGTTCTTAA
- the serA gene encoding phosphoglycerate dehydrogenase, with product MSKVLVSDPIDQVGIDILSQVATVDVKTSLKPDELKAIIGEYDALMIRSGTRVTQEIIEAGTKLKIIGRAGVGVDNVDVPAATRKGIIVVNSPEGNTIAAAEHALAMMLSLSRHIPDANASVKRGEWDRKSYVGSEVYKKTLGVVGLGKIGSHVASVAKAMGMKLLAYDPFISTERAEQLGCQLVDLNLLFQQADYITLHIPKTTETANLINAKTLALMKPTTRIINCARGGIIDEAALAVAIRDGVIAGAALDVFDSEPLGESELLRLGKDVILTPHLGASTAEAQVNVAIDVAEQIRDVLLGLSARSAVNIPGLSPDILEELKPYMELAETLGNLVGQLTGGRVETLNVTLQGELATNKSQPLVIAALKGLLYQALRERVNYVNATIEAKERGIRVIETRDASARDYAGSLHLQATGTLGTHSVTGALLGDKEIHLTDVDGFPINVPPSKYMLFTRHRDMPGIIGKLGSLLGSFNVNIASMQVGRKIVRGDAVMALSIDDPLPDGILAEIKKVEGIRDAYTVTL from the coding sequence ATGTCTAAGGTTCTTGTCTCCGACCCCATTGATCAAGTTGGTATTGATATTCTTTCCCAAGTAGCTACAGTTGATGTCAAAACCAGCCTCAAACCAGATGAACTCAAAGCCATCATTGGCGAGTATGACGCGCTGATGATCCGTTCTGGAACTCGCGTTACTCAAGAAATTATAGAAGCCGGTACAAAATTAAAAATTATTGGCCGTGCTGGCGTGGGTGTGGATAACGTTGATGTCCCCGCAGCTACCCGCAAAGGGATTATTGTCGTCAATTCCCCAGAAGGTAATACCATTGCCGCAGCCGAACACGCCTTAGCCATGATGTTGTCCTTATCTCGTCATATTCCTGATGCTAATGCTTCAGTAAAACGTGGTGAATGGGATCGTAAAAGTTATGTTGGTTCGGAAGTATACAAAAAAACCCTCGGCGTTGTCGGGTTAGGAAAAATTGGTTCTCATGTTGCCAGTGTCGCTAAGGCTATGGGCATGAAACTCCTCGCCTATGATCCATTTATCTCCACAGAAAGAGCCGAACAACTGGGTTGTCAACTGGTAGACTTAAATTTGCTATTCCAGCAAGCCGACTATATCACCTTACACATTCCCAAAACCACAGAAACTGCCAACTTAATCAACGCTAAAACTTTGGCGTTAATGAAACCCACTACCAGGATTATTAACTGCGCTCGTGGTGGCATTATTGATGAAGCGGCTTTAGCAGTGGCAATCAGAGATGGTGTAATTGCCGGGGCTGCATTAGATGTGTTCGATTCCGAACCATTAGGTGAATCGGAATTGCTACGCTTAGGTAAAGATGTTATTCTTACACCTCACCTCGGTGCTTCCACTGCTGAAGCCCAAGTTAACGTAGCCATAGATGTGGCTGAACAAATTCGGGATGTGTTATTAGGACTATCCGCCCGTTCCGCGGTGAATATTCCTGGACTTAGTCCTGATATCCTAGAAGAACTCAAGCCTTACATGGAATTAGCGGAAACCTTGGGGAACTTAGTTGGTCAACTCACCGGCGGTAGAGTTGAGACACTTAATGTTACACTGCAAGGAGAACTGGCAACTAATAAAAGTCAACCCTTGGTAATAGCTGCCCTGAAAGGACTTCTTTACCAAGCCCTGCGGGAACGGGTAAATTATGTCAACGCCACCATAGAAGCTAAAGAACGAGGAATTAGAGTTATTGAAACCAGGGACGCTTCGGCACGGGATTATGCTGGTTCGTTGCATCTTCAAGCCACAGGAACTCTAGGTACACATTCTGTTACAGGTGCTTTGTTGGGTGATAAGGAAATCCACTTAACGGATGTTGACGGTTTCCCCATTAACGTTCCCCCCAGCAAATATATGCTGTTTACTCGACACCGTGATATGCCCGGTATTATTGGTAAACTCGGTTCTCTACTGGGTAGCTTTAATGTCAATATTGCCAGTATGCAGGTAGGTCGGAAAATCGTTCGTGGTGACGCTGTTATGGCTCTCAGCATTGATGATCCTTTACCCGATGGCATTTTAGCAGAAATTAAAAAAGTGGAAGGTATTCGAGACGCTTATACAGTCACACTTTAA
- the menD gene encoding 2-succinyl-5-enolpyruvyl-6-hydroxy-3-cyclohexene-1-carboxylic-acid synthase: protein MQLTFNNLNLLWSYVLTETLKRLGLNCAVICPGSRSTPLTVAFVQQIPDIEAIPILDERSAAFFALGQAKATGKPVVLVCTSGTAGANFYPAVIEARESRVPLLILTTDRPAELRNCHSGQTIDQVKLYGNYPNWQGELATPSLDVGMLDYLRQTVIHAWERCQFPNSGAVHLNIPFRDPLAPIPDGTDFTLDVEDFFAGIVSTPLPITNYQLPITNYQKGIIIAGVAQPQAPEEYCRAIANLCQTLQWPVLAEGLSPVRNYADLNPYLISTYDIILRNQNLAQELTPEIVIQIGEMPTSKELRNWLITTNPQRLIIDNCDQNLDPLHGKTTHLRISVTEIGKLEIANLGKSEYLQKWSTAEKQIRKNIDDDLENVDELIESKIAWLISQILPPETPIFIANSMPVRDVEFFWKPNNLRIKPYFNRGANGIDGTLSTALGIAHHQQSSVMLTGDLSLLHDTNGFLISNKFIGHLTIILINNNGGGIFEMLPIAKFNPPFEEFFATPQNIDFSHLCATYKVQHQLISSWEELQDNLKQLPKMGIRVLEVKTNRKRDVMWRRENLGKFGNL, encoded by the coding sequence ATGCAACTTACTTTTAATAATCTTAATCTTCTTTGGTCTTATGTATTAACAGAAACCCTCAAACGCTTGGGTTTAAATTGCGCTGTCATCTGTCCTGGTTCTCGTTCTACACCATTAACGGTGGCTTTTGTGCAACAAATACCAGATATTGAAGCTATTCCCATTTTAGATGAACGTTCAGCGGCTTTTTTTGCGTTGGGACAAGCCAAGGCAACGGGAAAACCTGTAGTATTAGTTTGTACTTCTGGAACTGCGGGGGCAAATTTTTATCCAGCGGTAATTGAAGCTAGGGAAAGTCGCGTACCTTTGTTAATATTAACTACCGATAGACCAGCAGAATTACGGAATTGTCATTCTGGACAAACTATTGACCAAGTGAAATTATATGGTAATTATCCCAATTGGCAAGGGGAATTAGCTACACCTTCTCTAGATGTGGGAATGTTAGATTATCTCCGGCAAACGGTAATTCACGCTTGGGAACGTTGTCAATTTCCCAATTCTGGCGCAGTACATTTAAATATACCTTTTCGTGACCCTCTCGCGCCCATTCCTGATGGTACAGATTTTACCTTAGATGTGGAAGATTTCTTTGCGGGAATAGTTTCCACCCCATTACCAATTACCAATTACCAATTACCAATTACCAATTACCAAAAAGGCATTATTATCGCTGGTGTAGCCCAACCACAAGCCCCGGAGGAGTATTGTAGAGCGATCGCCAACCTTTGTCAAACTCTCCAATGGCCTGTTTTAGCTGAAGGACTTTCCCCGGTTAGAAATTACGCAGATTTAAATCCCTATTTAATTTCCACCTACGATATTATTCTCAGAAATCAAAACCTTGCCCAAGAATTAACTCCAGAAATAGTTATCCAAATTGGCGAAATGCCCACAAGTAAAGAATTACGTAATTGGTTAATTACTACTAATCCTCAACGTTTGATAATTGATAATTGTGATCAAAATTTAGACCCTTTACATGGAAAAACCACCCATTTAAGAATTTCAGTTACAGAAATTGGTAAGTTGGAAATTGCAAATTTAGGAAAAAGTGAATATTTACAAAAATGGTCTACAGCAGAAAAGCAAATCAGGAAAAATATTGATGATGATTTGGAAAATGTAGATGAATTAATCGAGAGTAAAATTGCTTGGTTAATTTCCCAAATCTTGCCACCGGAAACACCCATATTCATTGCTAATAGTATGCCAGTGCGAGATGTGGAATTTTTCTGGAAACCCAATAATTTAAGAATTAAACCCTATTTTAATCGGGGTGCAAATGGCATTGATGGTACACTTTCCACTGCTTTAGGAATAGCACATCATCAGCAAAGTAGTGTGATGTTAACGGGAGATTTATCTTTATTGCATGACACCAATGGTTTCTTGATTAGCAATAAATTTATTGGACATCTAACAATTATCTTAATTAATAACAACGGTGGAGGAATTTTTGAAATGTTACCCATTGCTAAATTCAATCCGCCTTTTGAAGAGTTTTTTGCTACTCCTCAAAATATTGATTTCTCTCATTTATGCGCGACTTACAAGGTGCAACATCAGTTAATTAGTTCTTGGGAAGAATTGCAAGATAACTTAAAACAACTACCAAAAATGGGAATTAGAGTTTTGGAAGTCAAGACAAACAGGAAAAGAGATGTGATGTGGAGAAGAGAAAATTTAGGAAAATTTGGTAACTTGTAA
- the folB gene encoding dihydroneopterin aldolase, whose translation MDCIHLTGIRGYGYTGFLPEEQALGQWFEVDVKLWLDLSKPAKTDNIEDTIDYRQIISLVQNLLKTSKFALVERLAGAIADGILEDQEGINQVQVILSKPAAPIPDFSGKISIELTRSKPQ comes from the coding sequence ATGGACTGTATTCATTTAACAGGAATTCGTGGCTATGGTTATACCGGATTTTTACCAGAAGAACAAGCATTAGGACAATGGTTTGAGGTAGATGTTAAATTATGGTTGGATCTTTCTAAACCCGCTAAAACAGATAATATTGAAGATACTATAGATTATCGGCAGATAATTAGCTTAGTGCAAAATTTGCTAAAAACCTCAAAGTTTGCATTGGTGGAAAGACTAGCTGGGGCGATCGCTGATGGTATTTTAGAGGATCAGGAGGGGATTAATCAAGTACAAGTTATTCTCAGTAAACCCGCTGCACCTATTCCTGATTTTAGCGGCAAAATTAGTATTGAATTGACTAGAAGTAAACCCCAGTAG
- a CDS encoding ParA family protein, whose translation MKDFKLLTWLDIRRIFRRKTNYGTNLPENIVSIRCFSDAVEINISDENFINKVNDVLKEWFGDWYDEEESVIRFDIGDATLPVEFISEEEPYITDIEIRPFWEEIAYLESDSETEPAVKKIVKLPEAYTEKPSLIAFYSFKGGVGRTLNLTAHLFALLDRAKELNKSINVLVIDADLEAPGLTYWNALAKQQPSVSFINFLEVYHYSPIDREEALALFANEVKKSVKHEGNSQIYFLPAFLKENELLDIPILPEHLVRGIDGTWEYGNAIHHLGEILGVDYVFIDLRAGLSEISSPIIFDPRIQRFLVTTINDQSIQGTSLVLKQIGKVAPLEAEVKDKEYYDPSIVISMLKEEFKKLPAFDTALVELISAYVQSQEDKLDEPRLEIKEAYFVEELLYVNDWEDARSKLNRTSISVMGIAIEWAKQQLPNPKNQESISDNTPENNLQQSVQRLRDLCRRYENAEQGQGEDLLITEPLRNLVTNFRDKLPHIVSIGAKGAGKTFNYIQLSRFKYWENFLNYIDHTNNQTESKTHIFPLLESSNVQDNAKIVIKKARNEVREALGNNSSEFKPLEYATRVKNAVKYEDWNEPKWTEFWVGEIGRAIGINPNIDTPNTLGKINQYLKDKALKIIFLFDGLEDIFKEIGSSNQEKIALRALIDDLPKELSEIRQSHLGVIIFLRRDFIRYTITQNSSQFESLYRAYDLYWNQDSFLRLVYWICSESKVIAAKKDSIYSLTKENIIDELEQLWGKTLGTDKAKEAYTASWVFAALTDFKGRLQARDIVRFLYNAADITVNRAKEVQFEKWSTSRLLPPPAIRRALKPCSEEKVREAKEEYPAFKTWVEDTLPKYPATQKIIPFDVEEFAMGQKTVILLEDMGVIYEDKQKDEIKRFYMPEIFREGLGFSGKGARPKIVALKRRVLGKGIL comes from the coding sequence ATGAAAGATTTTAAATTACTGACTTGGCTTGATATTAGAAGAATTTTTCGACGCAAAACTAACTATGGGACTAATTTACCAGAGAACATAGTAAGTATTAGGTGTTTTTCTGATGCTGTAGAAATAAATATTTCTGATGAAAATTTTATAAATAAAGTCAATGACGTATTAAAAGAATGGTTTGGAGATTGGTACGATGAAGAGGAATCTGTTATTCGATTTGATATTGGTGATGCTACATTACCCGTAGAATTTATCTCAGAAGAAGAACCTTATATAACAGATATTGAGATACGTCCTTTTTGGGAAGAAATTGCTTATTTAGAAAGTGATTCAGAGACAGAACCTGCTGTCAAAAAAATAGTTAAGCTCCCAGAAGCATATACAGAAAAACCTAGTTTAATAGCGTTCTATTCTTTTAAAGGTGGTGTAGGAAGAACATTAAATTTAACAGCCCATCTTTTTGCTTTGTTAGATAGAGCTAAAGAGTTAAATAAGTCTATAAATGTGTTAGTTATTGATGCTGATTTGGAAGCACCAGGTCTTACCTATTGGAATGCGTTGGCAAAACAACAACCATCCGTTTCTTTTATTAATTTTTTAGAAGTTTACCATTATTCACCAATTGATAGAGAAGAAGCACTTGCTTTATTTGCTAACGAAGTAAAAAAATCAGTGAAACATGAAGGAAATTCACAAATTTATTTTTTACCTGCATTTCTAAAAGAAAATGAATTATTAGATATACCTATTTTACCTGAACATTTAGTCAGAGGTATAGATGGAACATGGGAATATGGTAATGCTATTCATCATTTAGGTGAAATTTTAGGTGTAGATTATGTTTTTATAGATTTGAGAGCAGGTTTAAGTGAAATATCTAGTCCCATAATTTTTGACCCCAGAATCCAGCGTTTTCTTGTAACAACAATCAATGATCAATCTATTCAGGGTACAAGTTTGGTTTTAAAACAAATTGGCAAAGTTGCACCATTAGAAGCAGAAGTTAAAGATAAAGAATACTATGATCCATCAATAGTAATCAGTATGTTAAAAGAAGAATTTAAAAAATTACCAGCATTTGATACTGCCTTAGTAGAACTAATATCTGCTTATGTACAATCACAAGAAGATAAGTTAGATGAGCCAAGATTGGAAATAAAAGAAGCTTATTTTGTAGAGGAATTACTTTATGTAAATGACTGGGAAGATGCACGCTCTAAATTAAATAGAACTTCAATTTCAGTCATGGGAATTGCTATAGAGTGGGCAAAACAACAGTTACCAAATCCAAAAAATCAAGAATCAATCTCAGATAATACACCGGAAAACAATTTACAGCAATCTGTTCAAAGACTTAGAGATTTGTGCCGGAGATATGAGAACGCTGAACAAGGACAAGGAGAAGATTTGCTGATAACAGAACCTTTGCGGAACTTAGTTACTAACTTTAGAGATAAATTACCTCATATAGTATCAATTGGAGCTAAAGGGGCTGGAAAGACTTTTAATTATATACAGTTATCACGGTTTAAATATTGGGAAAATTTTCTGAATTATATTGATCATACAAATAATCAAACTGAGTCAAAAACCCATATATTTCCTTTACTTGAGTCTAGTAATGTTCAGGATAATGCAAAAATTGTTATCAAAAAAGCTAGAAATGAGGTTAGAGAAGCTTTGGGTAATAATAGTTCTGAATTTAAACCTTTAGAGTATGCTACTAGGGTTAAAAATGCAGTTAAATACGAAGACTGGAATGAACCAAAATGGACGGAATTCTGGGTTGGTGAAATTGGCAGAGCTATAGGTATTAATCCAAATATAGATACTCCTAATACACTTGGTAAAATAAATCAATATTTAAAAGATAAAGCATTAAAAATTATCTTTTTGTTTGATGGATTAGAAGATATATTTAAGGAGATCGGTTCTAGTAATCAAGAGAAGATTGCTTTAAGAGCTTTAATTGATGATTTACCAAAGGAATTATCAGAAATTAGGCAATCTCATCTTGGTGTAATAATTTTCTTACGTCGTGATTTTATCAGATATACAATTACTCAAAATTCAAGCCAGTTTGAAAGCCTTTACCGTGCTTATGATTTATATTGGAATCAAGATTCTTTCTTGAGATTAGTTTATTGGATTTGTAGCGAATCTAAAGTAATAGCTGCAAAAAAAGATAGTATTTACAGTCTAACTAAAGAAAATATCATAGATGAATTAGAGCAACTATGGGGTAAAACACTGGGAACAGATAAGGCTAAAGAAGCCTACACAGCTTCTTGGGTATTTGCAGCTTTAACAGATTTTAAAGGCAGACTTCAAGCCAGAGATATTGTCCGTTTTTTGTATAATGCAGCTGATATTACAGTAAATAGAGCTAAAGAAGTACAATTTGAAAAATGGTCTACAAGCCGACTTTTACCTCCTCCAGCAATTCGTCGCGCTCTGAAACCATGTAGTGAAGAAAAAGTAAGAGAAGCTAAAGAAGAATATCCAGCTTTCAAAACATGGGTAGAAGATACACTTCCTAAATATCCTGCGACTCAAAAGATAATTCCTTTTGATGTAGAAGAGTTTGCTATGGGTCAAAAAACAGTAATATTATTAGAAGACATGGGAGTGATTTATGAAGATAAACAAAAAGATGAAATAAAGCGATTTTATATGCCTGAGATTTTCCGAGAAGGTTTAGGTTTTTCAGGTAAAGGTGCGCGACCTAAAATAGTAGCGTTGAAGCGTCGGGTACTAGGAAAAGGAATTTTGTAA
- a CDS encoding ABC transporter permease — translation MYVFVGISLGIMLATVCRSQQQVLLTSFFINLPMVQTSGAISPIEAMPPFFQVLSLLNPLRHYITIVRGILLKGVGLDVLWIHVLALLGFAVVLLSISVSKFRNQLS, via the coding sequence ATGTATGTATTTGTGGGAATTAGTTTAGGAATTATGTTAGCGACTGTTTGCCGTTCTCAACAACAAGTATTACTCACATCTTTCTTTATTAATTTACCAATGGTGCAGACATCTGGGGCAATTTCTCCGATTGAAGCTATGCCTCCTTTTTTCCAAGTTTTATCTTTATTAAATCCTCTTCGTCATTACATCACCATTGTGCGGGGTATTTTACTTAAAGGAGTTGGTTTAGATGTGCTGTGGATTCATGTTTTAGCATTACTTGGTTTTGCTGTGGTGTTGTTGAGTATTAGTGTGAGTAAGTTTCGGAATCAGTTGAGTTAA
- a CDS encoding ABC transporter permease: MQQEGLLPATKRITARIRLWFNPGRLESLYIVPGVYGVILWIFPSLLTAIAMVREKEKGTILQVYASSISATELLLGKGMAYLLIAITEALVVIGLGGIIFKLSVVNKPITLLLGTLIFLIDSVMFGLLVGVRSNNQNSAVQIISLVGFITSLLLWELWYLICHFGGVFCYLFLYQVCMYLWELV; encoded by the coding sequence ATGCAGCAAGAAGGACTTTTACCAGCTACTAAAAGAATTACCGCTAGAATCCGTTTGTGGTTTAATCCTGGTAGATTAGAATCTCTATATATTGTTCCCGGAGTATATGGTGTAATTCTATGGATTTTTCCATCTTTACTAACAGCGATCGCAATGGTTAGAGAAAAAGAAAAAGGGACTATTTTACAAGTTTATGCTTCTAGTATCAGTGCCACAGAATTATTATTAGGTAAAGGCATGGCTTATCTATTAATTGCCATAACTGAAGCATTAGTTGTGATAGGATTAGGGGGAATTATTTTTAAATTAAGCGTTGTTAATAAACCTATCACTTTATTACTGGGAACTTTAATATTTTTGATAGATAGTGTAATGTTTGGTTTACTTGTTGGAGTCCGTAGCAATAACCAAAATTCAGCGGTACAAATCATTTCTCTGGTGGGGTTTATTACCTCTTTGTTATTATGGGAATTGTGGTATTTAATTTGCCATTTCGGGGGAGTTTTTTGCTATTTATTTCTTTATCAAGTATGTATGTATTTGTGGGAATTAGTTTAG
- a CDS encoding HlyD family secretion protein gives MSQTAPTSPDNFLNVPIPPSKQRKGKKPIPLLLGLLVVGGSLGYVLWQNRPQGEVDVLKLSGRIEGYETEIGIKRSGRIESIALREGAYVKKGQELIKLDDSNDQLLQEQLRGAEARLTSAQSDEQQAIAEVDRVQSELEQINSQIREAKLNLQQSEGDTQGRIQQAKSNVAAAKAQLLQTQAQVKQTEAEVKLARINSDRYAQLIKEGAINQQQFDQSQTTLETAIATLEARKAAVNAAREQLSAIQGALTQTQTTGFNPGIRNAQLEALSRKKDQSFAQMKSAQAKVRSAHGKVRDALASKQQILTQIADSKKDLNVVSPLDGVITSRSAEPGTVVSSQTKILTIVDPKNIYLRGFIPEGDIGKVRLGQITKIFLDSAPEKPLNGKVISIDPQASFTPENIYFQKDRVRQVIGVRIRVENPQGCFNPENPYKESDLPCAKIGMPADAEIRLQGN, from the coding sequence ATGTCTCAAACTGCGCCAACATCTCCAGACAATTTTCTTAATGTTCCTATACCACCATCTAAGCAGCGAAAGGGTAAAAAACCAATTCCTTTGTTGTTGGGGTTGTTAGTCGTGGGGGGTAGTCTTGGTTATGTCCTGTGGCAAAATCGCCCCCAGGGAGAAGTAGATGTACTCAAATTAAGTGGTAGAATCGAGGGCTACGAAACCGAAATCGGGATTAAACGTTCGGGAAGAATCGAGTCCATTGCCTTGAGAGAAGGGGCTTATGTCAAAAAAGGACAAGAATTAATTAAGTTAGACGACAGTAATGATCAACTGTTACAAGAGCAATTACGAGGCGCTGAAGCACGATTAACATCTGCACAATCCGATGAACAACAGGCGATCGCAGAGGTGGATAGAGTGCAAAGTGAACTTGAACAAATTAACAGTCAAATTAGGGAAGCAAAGCTGAATTTACAACAGTCCGAGGGGGATACCCAAGGACGAATTCAACAGGCAAAATCTAATGTAGCGGCGGCTAAGGCTCAATTATTACAAACTCAAGCTCAAGTGAAGCAAACAGAGGCAGAGGTAAAATTAGCGAGAATTAACAGCGATCGCTATGCCCAGCTTATCAAAGAAGGCGCTATTAATCAACAACAATTTGACCAATCACAAACCACATTAGAGACAGCCATAGCCACTCTAGAAGCCCGAAAAGCGGCTGTAAATGCGGCACGAGAACAATTAAGCGCTATCCAAGGGGCATTAACTCAAACCCAAACCACAGGCTTTAATCCTGGCATTCGTAATGCTCAATTAGAAGCATTAAGCAGAAAAAAAGACCAGAGTTTTGCTCAAATGAAATCTGCTCAGGCTAAAGTCAGATCGGCTCATGGTAAAGTCAGAGATGCCTTAGCATCAAAACAGCAAATCCTCACCCAAATAGCAGACTCGAAAAAAGATTTAAATGTTGTTAGTCCTTTAGATGGGGTAATAACTTCTCGCAGTGCAGAACCCGGTACAGTAGTTAGTAGTCAAACCAAAATTTTAACAATAGTTGATCCCAAAAATATATATCTGCGAGGTTTTATTCCTGAAGGTGATATTGGCAAAGTCCGATTGGGACAAATTACTAAAATCTTTCTAGATTCTGCACCGGAAAAACCCCTAAATGGTAAAGTAATTTCTATTGATCCTCAAGCTTCTTTTACTCCAGAAAATATTTACTTCCAAAAAGATCGGGTGCGACAAGTAATAGGAGTTCGCATTCGAGTGGAAAATCCTCAAGGTTGTTTTAATCCCGAAAATCCCTATAAAGAATCAGATTTACCCTGTGCTAAAATCGGAATGCCGGCAGATGCGGAAATTAGGTTACAAGGTAATTAA